One genomic segment of Streptomyces sp. RerS4 includes these proteins:
- a CDS encoding AAA family ATPase: protein MNAVPTQRGAQPLAVGPVRDLRGTTARGPHRLRFPAGDIVVVSGLPGGGKSTLIKRAAEGGGIDSQDTRERWERRMPAALPYAAYRPAVRLAHYWGLWRRLRSGASVVVHDCGTQSWVRALLAGAARRRGRALHLLLLDTTAEEALSGQLARGRRVSAYAFARHRGAVRRLLREAESGRLPAGCASAVLLDRRSAAAVAAITFHP from the coding sequence GTGAACGCGGTCCCCACCCAGCGGGGCGCGCAGCCCCTGGCGGTGGGACCCGTCCGTGACCTGCGGGGTACGACGGCCCGCGGGCCGCACAGGCTGCGCTTCCCCGCCGGGGACATCGTGGTGGTCTCGGGCCTGCCGGGGGGCGGCAAGAGCACCCTGATCAAGCGGGCCGCCGAGGGCGGCGGGATCGACTCCCAGGACACCCGCGAGCGCTGGGAGCGCCGCATGCCGGCCGCCCTGCCCTACGCCGCGTACCGGCCGGCGGTCCGCCTCGCGCACTACTGGGGGCTGTGGCGCCGGCTGCGCTCCGGCGCCTCTGTGGTGGTCCACGACTGCGGCACCCAGAGCTGGGTGCGCGCGCTGCTCGCCGGCGCCGCCCGCCGCCGGGGCCGGGCGCTGCACCTGCTGCTGTTGGACACCACCGCCGAGGAGGCCCTCTCCGGGCAGCTGGCCCGGGGCCGCCGGGTCTCCGCGTACGCCTTCGCCCGCCACCGGGGCGCCGTACGCCGACTGCTGCGCGAGGCCGAGTCCGGCCGCCTCCCGGCGGGCTGCGCCTCGGCCGTCCTCCTGGACCGCCGCTCGGCGGCGGCGGTGGCGGCGATCACCTTCCATCCCTGA